The Humulus lupulus chromosome 3, drHumLupu1.1, whole genome shotgun sequence genome window below encodes:
- the LOC133824610 gene encoding uncharacterized protein LOC133824610: MVVTRAGSASPARSGAAFSGPASSKHSDDQESSETKGKLLKSNLSPLSKGKAVLKYSLDSPLPNVIEDDVGGSNELKEGDMHASVDLIGKKLKRKHVALSKSKVSAKKSKKLSIEGSSRVKCKANRKIAKKNVGLLDKPKHMECFIKHEDHYRARVNFHCGFEKINVISEKLTDSQKVLFSKTCFGHFLNLKSYANQAKLVHHVLLREVNQPNLNEMWFKVCGKLIRFSLGEFGLLSGLNVFGDIDRGGIKNSNPIGLYSKFFGDHTRGISRIIVEERFKAANFDNDDEAVRMAVLYLITNFLYAWQKEKNIEKTDLYLCDSGGFNHFPWGKDIFNVTLSSLRDALRENEVVITRQGSYPTYKLNGLPFVFQVFIYESIPSLEGTYCEKVSCGLPRIINWSSVAIPSHKELERNVFSLHKTKIVKVLPTDEENNAFKLEGFFQCNKDMNVADFEDDDFVAPPKKPTSEAPSSSYVPCVTFGFSDMKIIVDECQKKCNIMSKEIAFLKSASESRHRALMEMLVNLKNDQDLKHKAVMEMLGELRPKSCGINDDIDHVDVGFVGADVGDTSGGGGVSKEKDKFFENESFTQVFDECIQAMQEDAAGDMVIADDKNDTVNENEKTTGNDVEETMNIVKPHDDVADVVKDLEEEAHIFNNMNVEIFDKVVHAAVGDLAKKKEVIMATPIAGSLMNPVVVSTPVVGKRNPKPATVLQSPFVNQFGSSSSKDMKHLEVVKSKRKVVGRYAFGDNLFDLPNQIDQDSFNKWFSLGLRKNNKYKKFDDNNSIIKEPFQFCVTEIERKIWFYDLVKDGRDLDNEHINVAFYYLRKKAKYCELINVRVTTTDNSFDQVITSLYDVYLSSDCDRSVISHNSVIFEYICGYKMLCNTPWSLVDFILFPINMTVVGCNHWILGEFNVKQRFFKVYNSMRNRVMDKKVLKVVEAYSTLLPLFLSLNNFYESREDIDLNAQAFKGIDMCHPLDIVFDDEVPQQSNNDCGIFIIKFAEFLMHGLIENIPNPLNVSFQRNKIAVELYVHAKRKKDEGYLSDGEFRGRMSKKMLNVNAMEV, encoded by the exons ATGGTTGTCACTCGTGCGGGGTCTGCATCTCCTGCTCGGTCGGGTGCTGCGTTCTCTGGCCCAGCATCCTCGAAGCATTCCGACGATCAAGAGTCTTCCGAAACGAAGGGGAAACTTCTGAAGAGTAATCTTTCTCCTTTGTCTAAAGGGAAAGCTGTTTTGAAGTATTCATTGGATTCTCCCCTTCCTAATgtgatcgaggatgatgttggtGGTTCAAATGAGTTGAAGGAGGGCGACATGCATGCGAGTGTTGACTTAATTGGGAAAAAGTTGAAGCGAAAACATGTTGCATTGTCAAAGAGCAAAGTCAGTGCGAAGAAATCTAAGAAACTATCTATTGAAGGTTCTAGTCGAGTAAAGTGCAAGGCTAACAGAAAAATTGCGAAGAAGAATGTTGGTTTACTGGATAAACCGAAG CATATGGAATGTTTTATCAAACATGAGGATCATTATAGAGCAAGAGTCAATTTTCACTGTGGTTTTGAGAAGATCAATGTGATCTCAGAAAAATTGACTGACTCTCAAAAGGTTTTGTTTAGTAAGACTTGCTTTGGTCATTTTCTAAACCTTAAATCTTATGCTAATCAAGCTAAATTGGTTCACCATGTTTTGTTGAGAGAAGTTAACcaaccaaacttaaatgaaatgtGGTTTAAAGTTTGTGGAAAGCTGATTAGGTTTTCTTTGGGTGAATTTGGGTTATTGTCTGGGTTAAATGTGTTTGGTGATATTGATAGAGGTGGAATTAAGAATAGTAATCCTATTGGATTGTATTCGAAATTTTTTGGTGACCATACAAGGGGCATTTCAAGAATTATTGTTGAAGAAAGGTTTAAGGCTGCCAATTTTGATAATGATGATGAGGCTGTTAGGATGGCTGTACTTTACCTGATCACTAACTTTTTGTATGCTTGGCAAAAAGAGAAGAACATTGAAAAAACTGACTTGTATCTTTGTGATAGTGGTGGTTTTAATCATTTTCCATGGGGAAAGGATATTTTTAATGTGACTCTATCATCTTTGAGAGATGCTTTAAGGGAAAATGAAGTTGTTATTACTCGGCAAGGTTCTTACCCAACCTATAAGTTGAATGGTTTGCCATTTGTTTTCCAAGTTTTCATTTACGAATCAATTCCTAGTTTAGAGGGAACttattgtgagaaggttagttGTGGTCTGCCTAGGATTATAAATTGGTCATCTGTTGCAATCCCATCTCATAAGGAGCTTGAGAGGAATGTGTTTTCATTACATAAg ACCAAAATTGTTAAAGTTTTGCCCACTGATGAAGAGAACAATGCCTTCAAGCTTGAAGGTTTTTTCCAGTGCAACAAGGATATGAATGTTGCTGATTTTGAGGATGATGATTTTGTTGCTCCTCCAAAGAAACCAACCAGTGAGGCTCCTTCCTCATCATATGTTCCTTGTGTGACATTTGGTTTTTCTGATATGAAAATTATTGTGGATGAATGTCAGAAGAAGTGTAACATTATGTCTAAGGAAATTGCATTTTTAAAGTCTGCTAGTGAATCTAGACATAGGGCATTGATGGAGATGTTGGTTAATCTGAAAAACGATCAAGATTTAAAACACAAGGCAGTTATGGAAATGTTAGGTGAGTTGAGGCCAAAATCATGTGGTATTAATGATGATATTGATCATGTTGATGTTGGTTTTGTGGGAGCTGATGTTGGTGATACTTCTGGTGGTGGTggtgtttcaaaggaaaaggatAAGTTTTTTGAGAATGAAAGTTTTACCCAAGTTTTTGATGAATGCATTCAAGCAATGCAAGAAGATGCTGCTGGAGATATGGTAATTGCAGATGATAAGAATGATACAGTAAATGAGAATGAGAAGACTACTGGGAATGATGTTGAAGAAACAATG AATATTGTCAAACCTCATGATGATGTAGCTGATGTTGTTAAAGATCTAGAAGAAGAGGCTCATATTTTTAACAACATGAATGTGGAGATTTTTGATAAAGTTGTTCATGCAGCTGTTGGTGATTTGGCAAAGAAAAAG GAAGTTATTATGGCAACACCCATTGCTGGTTCTTTGATGAATCCAGTAGTTGTGTCTACTCCTGTTGTTGGCAAAAGGAATCCAAAGCCTGCTACAGTTTTGCAATCTCCTTTTGTTAACCAATTTGGATCATCTTCTTCTAAGGATATGAAACATTTGGAGGTTGTGAAGTCTAAAAGGAAGGTTGTGGGACGATATGCTTTTGGAGACAATCTTTTTGATCTGCCTAATCAAATTGACCAAGACTCTTTTAACAAGTGGTTTTCTCTGGGGCTGAGAAAAAATAATAA GTATAAGAAATTTGATGATAATAATAGTATCATTAAGGAGCCATTTCAGTTTTGTGTAACTGAGATTGAGAGAAAAATTTGGTTTTATGATTTAGTTAAAGATGGGAGGGATTTGGACAATGAG CATATTAATGTGGCATTTTATTACCTTAGAAAAAAAGCCAAGTATTGTGAGTTGATAAATGTTAGAGTTACTACTACAGATAACTCTTTTGATCAAGTTATCACTTCTCTGTATGATGTGTATCTGTCAAGTGACTGTGATCGATCTGTTATATCGCATAACAGTGTTATTTTTGAGTATATTTGTGGTTATAAAATGCTTTGTAACACCCCTTGGTCGCTAGTAGATTTCATTTTATTCCCTATTAATATGACTGTTGTTGGCTGTAATCATTGGATTCTTGGGGAGTTCAACGTGAAGCAGAGATTTTTTAAAGTCTACAACTCAATGAGGAATAGAGTTATGGATAAGAAAGTGTTGAAAGTTGTTGAAGCATATTCTACTTTGTTGCCCTTGTTTCtttctttaaataatttttatgagtCAAGGGAAGATATTGATCTAAATGCACAAGCATTCAAGGGCATTGATATGTGTCACCCGTTGGACATTGTGTTTGATGATGAGGTTCCACAACAGAGTAACAA cgATTGTGGGATTTTTATCATAAAGTTTGCTGAATTTCTTATGCATGGACTTATTGAAAATATCCCCAATCCTCTGAATGTTAGTTTCCAGAGAAACAAAATTGCAGTCGAGCTATATGTCCATGCTAAAAGAAAGAAAGATGAAGGCTATCTATCTGATGGGGAGTTCAGAGGAAGAATGAGCAAGAAGATGTTGAATGTTAATGCAATGGAAGTATGA
- the LOC133825775 gene encoding uncharacterized protein LOC133825775: protein MNPITSLVYYDGHWNENNVYEDFKMLGVLIPLDCSFTTLMNILSTELSTILSTENATIEYQIAETLPPLKIKSDSSIQFYLECKRNDKTLTKYPLIVSVTENNQTITCGALQKMSSTVASSSNNIENDISDTSTFSIDEPQGLPNFIQLADQITDLILEKERHESIPEHIGTETTIITHAISDGIREKQVYKNKEVLTTTIGLYAIKNNFQFKVHKSCKKEYQLKCLDSECTWSFRAARYGKTDMFQLRKFNRAHTCSLDIILGDHRQASSSMVGNVVKTKFTDPKTNYRPKDIAKDMLDRYGVSMSYQKVWRSKEKAVNYVHGSSQDSYRDIPRYLHILKHKNPGTVTDLQIDSINRFKYLYMAMGQSILGWKHCIPVIVVDGTFLKAAFGGTLLTASTQDANRHIFPLAFAITDSENNDSWEWFFRKIKECYGEREELCIVSDRHESIENAIKNVFPNVTHGVCSYHLFCNIKTKFKTDAEATSIAFHAAAKAYNMEDFEKYMKDLDSLHEGIRPFLANEVKYEKWARIHSKSRRYAAMTSNIAESINAALKEMRELPVTTLLECLRNLIQKWSYNNKKEAEATFTELPKKQEEYLRKNFVKSLRMTVEPASTLIYSVHNGLTTNIVDIAKKSCSCNKFDLDELPCEHAMAVIRKMNLQYKKYCSYYFTKQAMLNTYNASIHPLGDPKTWRVPPDVEEIEVLPPKGNRKSGRPRKKRFVSAREGSYQLKCGSTVIGTLLITITCDKEL from the exons ATGAATCCAATAACATCTTTGGTATATTATGATGGTCATTGGAATGAAAATAATGTGTATGAGGATTTCAAAATGCTGGGAGTGTTAATACCATTAGATTGCTCATTTACAACACTAATGAATATCTTGTCTACAGAGTTGTCTACCATTCTGTCAACAGAAAATGCAACAATTGAGTACCAGATTGCAGAAACATTGCCTCCATTGAAGATCAAAAGTGATAGCTCTATACAATTCTACTTGGAGTGCAAAAGAAATGACAAAACACTCACAAAATACCCTTTGATAGTTTCTGTAACAGAGAACAACCAAACAATTACCTGTGGAGCACTTCAAAAGATGAGTTCTACTGTTGCTTCAAGTAGTAATAATATAGAGAATGATATTTCGGACACATCGACATTCTCTATAGATGAACCTCAAGGACTACCAAATTTTATTCAGTTGGCAGATCAAATTACAGATTTGATTTTGGAGAAGGAACGACATGAATCAATTCCTGAACATATTGGAACAGAAACTACAATTATAACTCATGCAATTTCTGATGGAATAAGAGAAAAACAGGTATACAAAAACAAAGAGGTTCTTACAACAACAATTGGTCTCTATGCCATAAAAAACAATTTTCAGTTCAAGGTCCACAAATCTTGCAAAAAAGAATATCAGTTGAAGTGCCTTGATTCAGAATGTACGTGGTCATTTCGTGCTGCAAGATATGGAAAGACAGATATGTTCCAACTTAGGAAGTTCAATCGTGCCCACACATGTTCCTTGGACATTATTCTTGGAGATCACCGACAGGCTTCAAGTAGTATGGTTGGGAATGTTGTGAAGACCAAGTTCACAGATCCAAAAACAAATTATAGACCTAAAGATATAGCTAAAGACATGTTGGACAGATATGGAGTTTCCATGAGTTACCAAAAAGTATGGCGATCTAAGGAAAAAGCAGTTAATTATGTACATGGTTCAAGTCAAGATTCCTACCGAGACATTCCACGATATCTGCACATTTTGAAGCACAAAAATCCAGGTACTGTAACAGATTTGCAAATTGATAGTATAAACAGatttaaatatctttatatgGCTATGGGACAATCAATTCTAGGTTGGAAACATTGCATTCCAGtaattgttgttgatggaacaTTCCTAAAAGCTGCATTTGGCGGTACACTTCTCACAGCTTCAACACAAGATGCAAATAGACACATCTTCCCATTGGCTTTTGCTATAACAGATTCGGAAAACAATGATTCATGGGAGTGGTTcttcagaaaaataaaagaatgttATGGAGAAAGAGAAGAGTTGTGTATAGTTTCAGATAGACACGAAAGCATAGAGAATGCTATAAAAAATGTCTTTCCAAATGTAACTCATGGAGTGTGCTCCTACCATCTTTTCTGCAACATAAAGACCAAGTTTAAAACAGACGCAGAGGCAACCAGTATTGCATTTCATGCTGCTGCAAAAGCTTATAACATGGAAGATTTTGAAAAATACATGAAGGACTTGGACAGTTTACATGAAGGAATCCGTCCTTTTCTGGCCAATGAGGTTAAATATGAAAAGTGGGCAAGAATCCACTCCAAAAGTCGTAGATATGCAGCTATGACTTCAAACATAGCTGAATCCATTAATGCAGCACTAAAAGAAATGAGAGAGCTTCCAGTAACAACATTACTCGAGTGCCTTAGAAACCTGATTCAAAAATGGAGctacaacaacaaaaaagaagcAGAAGCAACATTTACAGAATTGCCAAAGAAACAAGAGGAATACTTAAGAAAGAACTTTGTCAAGTCATTAAGAATGACT GTAGAACCAGCTAGCACACTCATTTACAGTGTACACAATGGTTTAACAACAAACATTGTTGACATTGCAAAGAAATCTTGCTCTTGTAACAAGTTTGATTTGGATGAATTACCTTGTGAACATGCCATGGCAGTCATTAGAAAGATGAACCTTCAGTATAAAAAATATTGCTCATATTATTTCACAAAACAAGCCATGTTGAACACCTATAATGCATCAATACATCCATTGGGAGATCCAAAAACATGGAGAGTTCCGCCTGATGTTGAGGAAATAGAAGTACTACCTCCAAAGGGAAACAGAAAAAGTGGAAGGCCAAGGAAAAAAAGGTTTGTCTCAGCAAGAGAAGGGTCTTATCAGCTTAAATGTGGAAG TACGGTGATTGGAACATTACTTATCACTATTACTTGTGATAAAGAATTATGA